One genomic segment of Streptomyces sp. NBC_00239 includes these proteins:
- a CDS encoding M20 family metallo-hydrolase produces the protein MPRDVPERVAVDGDRLWRSLMELAKIGAYDDAQTGLRGVSRLALTDADADGRRLLVSWMKAAGLTVRVDAVGNIYGRRAGSEQDARPVLIGSHIDSVASAGAFDGCLGVLGGLEIIRTLNERGVTTRRPLEIVAFSDEEGVRFGTDMLGSAVAAGRIALEDAYALKDADGLSFGEELTRIGFAGPHGVRLNPPPHAYLECHIEQGPLLVRSGTDVGVVTGTQGISWQEILVYGRAAHAGATPTEMRIDAGLFAAEIVRHLRDMVESGDFGKLRATVGHLSLHPGDTNIVPARARLTVDLRNPDEDEMVRAEEHLARYLDGLQGVQDGLRITARRMARTSPVAFNARLQAIVTREADSLGLTHAVLMSGAGHDAQEMAAVCPAVMIFARGEYDGISHSPREYSTAESCARAIDLLAATALKLADEE, from the coding sequence ATGCCCCGTGACGTACCCGAGCGCGTCGCCGTCGACGGTGACCGGTTGTGGCGGTCCCTGATGGAGCTCGCGAAGATCGGCGCTTACGACGACGCGCAGACGGGGCTGCGGGGTGTGAGCCGGCTGGCGCTGACCGATGCCGACGCGGACGGCCGCCGTCTGCTCGTGTCCTGGATGAAGGCGGCAGGCCTCACCGTGCGGGTGGACGCCGTGGGCAACATCTACGGGCGCCGGGCCGGGTCGGAACAGGACGCCCGTCCAGTCCTGATCGGCTCGCACATCGACAGCGTGGCCTCTGCGGGTGCCTTCGACGGGTGTCTGGGCGTCCTGGGAGGCCTTGAGATCATCCGGACGCTGAACGAGCGCGGTGTCACCACGCGCCGCCCACTGGAGATCGTCGCGTTCAGTGACGAGGAAGGCGTACGGTTCGGCACGGACATGCTCGGCAGTGCCGTGGCGGCGGGCCGGATCGCGCTGGAGGACGCCTACGCCCTCAAGGACGCGGACGGCCTGTCGTTCGGCGAGGAGCTGACGCGGATCGGGTTCGCGGGTCCGCACGGGGTACGGCTCAACCCGCCGCCGCACGCCTATCTGGAGTGCCACATCGAGCAGGGCCCCCTGCTCGTCCGGTCCGGAACGGACGTCGGCGTGGTGACCGGCACGCAGGGCATCTCCTGGCAGGAGATCCTCGTCTACGGGCGCGCTGCCCACGCCGGGGCCACTCCCACCGAGATGCGCATCGACGCCGGGCTCTTCGCCGCCGAGATCGTGCGCCATCTCCGGGACATGGTGGAAAGCGGTGACTTCGGGAAGCTCCGGGCGACCGTCGGTCACCTGAGCCTGCACCCCGGAGACACCAACATCGTCCCCGCCCGGGCGAGGCTCACGGTCGACCTGCGCAATCCGGACGAGGATGAGATGGTCCGCGCCGAAGAACACCTGGCCCGCTACCTCGACGGGCTGCAGGGCGTGCAGGACGGGCTGCGCATCACCGCGCGCCGCATGGCCCGTACCTCACCGGTCGCCTTCAACGCACGGCTGCAGGCGATCGTGACCCGCGAGGCCGATTCCCTCGGCCTGACCCACGCCGTGCTGATGTCCGGCGCGGGGCACGACGCACAGGAGATGGCCGCCGTCTGCCCGGCGGTCATGATCTTCGCCCGCGGTGAGTACGACGGCATCAGCCACAGCCCGCGCGAGTACTCCACTGCGGAGTCCTGCGCCCGGGCCATCGACCTCCTCGCGGCCACGGCGTTGAAGCTCGCCGACGAGGAATGA
- a CDS encoding formyltransferase family protein, with translation MESTCVLMSEGSFHAAYLMSLWLEEFDTTPSFGGIFVRDDPGRRGLYRQRVSFHRAHAGKRDLTAGEWEQLRCLYPDLGETDESMVGMYGVPSLPADLTERLGFLGENLNSEEVRSWAEGLSDAGPVPYFFVFLDQLLAPWWIELAPGRIVNAHSAVLPHARGMYATEQVAALHDMERFRQCAGATVHFVDAGVDTGPVIRADRLRDPFAFKSVWECKGASFRTAFDLLAGVARDVSLRSGTLPAGLRVVRPDDRDFRGKDFTTARRAAAVAGYARMKQHATAG, from the coding sequence GTGGAGTCCACGTGTGTCCTGATGTCGGAGGGAAGCTTCCACGCTGCCTATCTGATGTCCCTGTGGCTTGAGGAGTTCGACACCACCCCGTCGTTCGGCGGCATCTTCGTGCGGGACGACCCGGGGCGTCGCGGACTCTACCGGCAGCGGGTCTCCTTCCACCGGGCCCATGCCGGGAAGCGGGACCTCACCGCCGGGGAGTGGGAGCAGCTGCGCTGTCTGTACCCCGACCTCGGCGAGACGGACGAGTCCATGGTCGGCATGTACGGCGTGCCGTCGCTGCCGGCAGATCTGACGGAGCGTCTCGGGTTTCTGGGCGAGAACCTCAACTCGGAGGAAGTCCGTTCCTGGGCCGAGGGGCTGTCCGATGCCGGTCCGGTCCCCTACTTCTTCGTGTTCCTCGACCAGTTGCTGGCCCCGTGGTGGATCGAGCTCGCGCCGGGCCGGATCGTCAACGCACACTCCGCCGTGCTTCCGCACGCACGCGGCATGTACGCCACGGAACAGGTCGCGGCGCTGCACGACATGGAGCGGTTCCGGCAGTGCGCCGGTGCCACCGTCCACTTCGTGGATGCCGGAGTGGACACCGGGCCGGTGATCCGGGCCGACCGGCTGCGCGACCCCTTCGCGTTCAAGTCCGTCTGGGAGTGCAAGGGCGCGTCGTTCCGGACGGCATTCGATCTGCTGGCGGGTGTGGCGCGTGATGTCAGCCTGCGCAGTGGCACGCTGCCCGCCGGTCTGCGGGTCGTCCGGCCGGACGACCGCGACTTCCGGGGCAAGGACTTCACCACCGCGCGCAGGGCGGCGGCCGTGGCCGGCTACGCCAGGATGAAACAGCACGCCACAGCGGGCTAG